The Deltaproteobacteria bacterium CG11_big_fil_rev_8_21_14_0_20_49_13 genome includes a region encoding these proteins:
- a CDS encoding guanylate kinase yields MTGKLFVISAPSGAGKTTIIKRLISLEPALKLSVSATTRSPRVNEKDGVDYLFVTKEEFLKMKDAGELVEWALVHDTYYGTPKEQINKWLEEGKKVILDIDVQGAASVKKIFKDAVTIFVLPPSHDELVKRLKGRGTDTEEVLAKRIANAKREMKKKDEYDIQIVNDDVEDAVKRIRDILDAKA; encoded by the coding sequence ATGACTGGCAAATTATTTGTTATCTCTGCCCCTTCCGGTGCCGGAAAGACCACAATAATAAAACGCCTGATCTCACTCGAACCGGCCCTTAAGCTGTCTGTCTCCGCAACCACAAGGTCACCCCGTGTTAACGAAAAGGACGGCGTTGATTATCTTTTCGTCACCAAAGAAGAATTCCTTAAGATGAAAGATGCCGGCGAGCTTGTTGAATGGGCGCTTGTGCACGACACTTATTACGGAACGCCAAAGGAGCAGATAAATAAATGGCTTGAAGAAGGGAAAAAGGTTATTTTAGACATCGACGTTCAGGGGGCGGCGTCAGTAAAGAAGATATTTAAGGACGCAGTTACGATATTTGTCCTTCCTCCATCGCACGATGAACTGGTAAAAAGGCTCAAAGGGCGCGGTACGGACACCGAAGAGGTCCTTGCAAAAAGGATAGCAAATGCCAAAAGAGAGATGAAGAAGAAAGATGAGTATGATATACAGATAGTGAACGATGATGTGGAAGATGCGGTGAAGAGGATAAGAGATATCTTAGATGCTAAGGCTTAA
- a CDS encoding YicC family protein, producing MKSMTGYGSSEGKVGRGLLFAEIRSVNSRFLDINCKLPFSMYPLEPKIKTIIQNNVIRGKIEVFVKERVHLGETVELSVNQALVRQYKKCLGEITQMLGMKTSSHLLEVVDLKELVTVKERPLDMHSLWRQIEKVIITAVRKYDSMRIAEGAALKRDQLKRLNDFSRIVSMIEKRCGIRLNEYKKRVNEHIRDGVASDAEISNLSDKLDVTEELIRLKSHISQYRSLIEKRGAVGRQIDFLLQEMHREINTLGSKASDGSMSSLVVEAKAELEKLREQVQNVE from the coding sequence ATGAAAAGCATGACCGGTTATGGTTCCTCGGAAGGGAAGGTAGGAAGGGGGCTCCTTTTTGCAGAGATAAGGTCCGTTAACAGCCGTTTTTTGGACATAAACTGTAAGCTTCCCTTCAGCATGTATCCACTAGAACCTAAGATAAAAACAATCATTCAAAACAATGTGATACGAGGCAAAATTGAAGTATTTGTTAAAGAACGTGTGCACCTTGGTGAGACGGTAGAACTGAGTGTCAATCAGGCCCTTGTCAGACAGTATAAGAAGTGCCTTGGGGAGATAACCCAGATGCTAGGGATGAAGACCTCTTCGCACCTCCTTGAGGTGGTAGACCTGAAGGAACTGGTCACCGTAAAAGAGAGGCCGCTTGATATGCACAGCCTCTGGCGGCAGATAGAAAAGGTCATCATTACCGCCGTCAGAAAATATGATTCCATGCGCATTGCAGAAGGGGCCGCTCTTAAGCGCGACCAGCTAAAGCGTCTTAACGACTTTTCAAGGATTGTTTCCATGATCGAAAAAAGGTGCGGAATAAGGCTTAACGAATACAAGAAAAGAGTGAACGAACATATCAGAGACGGCGTTGCCTCCGATGCCGAGATATCAAATCTTTCTGATAAGCTTGATGTCACTGAAGAGCTGATAAGGCTCAAGTCGCACATAAGCCAATACAGGTCTCTGATAGAGAAGAGGGGGGCCGTGGGCCGTCAGATAGACTTCCTGCTTCAGGAGATGCACAGGGAGATAAACACGCTCGGAAGCAAGGCTTCCGACGGGTCCATGTCGTCTTTGGTCGTTGAAGCCAAAGCGGAACTTGAAAAGCTGCGTGAACAGGTTCAGAACGTAGAATAA